Proteins from a genomic interval of Acidimicrobiia bacterium:
- a CDS encoding PD-(D/E)XK nuclease family protein: protein MSTSPSATTPRHLSPSSASLFEQCPKRWYFRYVERLPEPPSEAALVGTFAHRVLELLLARPPAERTQEAARTIAREVWPETAHNSEFRALGLSADDERAFRWKGWIAVAGLWHLEDPSEVEVIDTERRIRTDIGGVPFLGVIDRVEASRDGTVITDYKSGSPPLERYQDDKLAQVLLYSAAITAADGIVPSKARLAYLGSTVIETEVTEDRVAKVVEALRSTWNQLLVASTNHSFEARPGPLCGWCPHVAHCEEGAAEVKARWQSGRIRSDAPALVILNL from the coding sequence ATGTCCACCTCACCAAGCGCGACCACACCACGACACCTCTCACCCTCATCTGCCAGCCTCTTCGAGCAGTGTCCGAAACGATGGTATTTCCGATACGTTGAGCGCCTGCCTGAGCCACCGTCAGAAGCGGCGTTGGTCGGTACCTTTGCCCACCGGGTGCTAGAACTGCTCTTGGCACGGCCACCCGCCGAACGTACACAAGAAGCTGCCCGAACCATTGCTCGTGAAGTCTGGCCAGAAACAGCACACAACAGCGAGTTTCGCGCTCTTGGGTTAAGCGCCGACGATGAGCGTGCTTTCCGCTGGAAAGGTTGGATTGCCGTCGCTGGTTTGTGGCACCTCGAAGACCCAAGCGAAGTCGAAGTCATTGACACAGAACGCCGTATACGCACCGACATTGGCGGAGTCCCATTCTTGGGCGTGATTGATCGTGTTGAGGCCAGCCGTGACGGCACCGTGATCACCGACTACAAATCGGGTTCACCACCCCTCGAGCGTTACCAAGATGACAAATTAGCCCAAGTGTTGTTGTATTCAGCAGCCATTACCGCCGCTGATGGCATTGTGCCCTCCAAAGCGCGTTTGGCTTACCTAGGTTCCACAGTGATCGAAACTGAGGTAACCGAAGATCGTGTTGCCAAGGTCGTTGAAGCTCTGAGGTCCACCTGGAACCAGCTCCTTGTGGCCAGCACGAATCACAGCTTTGAAGCCCGACCAGGGCCCTTGTGCGGATGGTGCCCGCATGTTGCTCACTGTGAAGAAGGCGCCGCCGAAGTTAAAGCTAGGTGGCAAAGTGGGCGAATCCGCTCGGACGCGCCGGCACTCGTTATCCTCAACCTGTAA
- a CDS encoding M48 family metalloprotease gives MYELIAHNRRMSWVLIIASFVLLWLVAASVSAYTGGGRIGLALGVLVAGVMTFVAYWKSDSVALAATRAQPASVDDFPQLHNIVEALSISAGIPKPRVYVVNDPAPNAFATGRDPDHAAIAVTTGLMQIMNRTELEGVIAHELSHVRNYDIRVSTIAVATAGAIALICDIFIRFTWWGGGRRRDNNSGSNPLLLILSILVILLAPLAAGLIKAAVSRKREALADASAVEITRYPTGLRQALEKLAGNKAVVAHASTATAHLWIESPLERGRGKGSKLNSLFDTHPPLEERINTLRELEGLDKWDGTTPDTRGGSGFAASSTFGVPGQQTASTQSTSTSPATNGPQPGWYDDPSGRVGVLRFWDGSRWTNEIRRA, from the coding sequence ATGTACGAACTAATTGCTCACAACCGGCGGATGAGCTGGGTACTGATAATCGCCTCATTTGTGCTGCTGTGGCTGGTGGCGGCCTCGGTGAGCGCCTACACCGGCGGCGGTCGTATTGGTCTAGCCCTTGGTGTGCTGGTCGCTGGGGTCATGACCTTTGTGGCTTATTGGAAATCTGATTCGGTGGCTTTAGCTGCGACTCGAGCCCAACCGGCATCGGTCGACGACTTTCCTCAGCTCCATAACATTGTTGAGGCACTCTCAATTTCGGCTGGTATACCCAAACCGCGGGTCTATGTGGTTAACGACCCAGCACCCAACGCTTTTGCTACGGGCCGAGACCCCGACCATGCTGCCATTGCCGTCACTACGGGCTTAATGCAGATTATGAACCGCACCGAGCTTGAAGGCGTAATAGCACACGAACTTTCACACGTTCGTAACTACGACATTCGGGTCAGCACTATCGCAGTTGCGACCGCTGGCGCAATCGCTCTGATTTGTGACATTTTCATACGTTTCACCTGGTGGGGCGGCGGACGTCGACGCGACAATAACTCCGGCTCAAATCCTCTGCTGCTGATCCTGTCAATATTGGTGATCTTATTGGCACCCTTAGCTGCCGGATTAATAAAAGCCGCTGTTAGCCGTAAACGCGAGGCCTTAGCCGATGCCAGCGCCGTTGAAATTACCCGCTATCCAACTGGCCTGCGCCAAGCGTTAGAAAAATTAGCGGGAAACAAAGCAGTTGTGGCACACGCTTCAACCGCTACGGCACATCTTTGGATCGAATCACCCCTTGAGCGAGGTCGTGGCAAGGGCTCCAAGTTGAACTCTCTATTTGACACCCACCCGCCGTTAGAAGAACGAATCAACACGCTTCGGGAACTTGAAGGGCTCGATAAATGGGACGGCACCACTCCAGATACACGCGGTGGTAGTGGCTTTGCGGCGTCATCCACGTTTGGGGTCCCGGGCCAGCAGACGGCCTCAACCCAATCGACCAGCACCTCACCAGCCACCAATGGGCCCCAGCCTGGCTGGTACGACGACCCCTCAGGGCGGGTGGGCGTGCTTCGGTTCTGGGATGGATCACGTTGGACCAACGAAATTCGCAGAGCCTAA
- the mutM gene encoding bifunctional DNA-formamidopyrimidine glycosylase/DNA-(apurinic or apyrimidinic site) lyase codes for MPELPEVETIVRQLAPVVAGQTITQAGSHPSAKFSSAADAIDTQIHKVFRRGKYILFTLSNQHELIVHLGMTGKLQLVRAPDANDAYIRAWWQLSNGKRLELHDVRRFGRVAVVRAGEYATLPTLAALGPEPLDSSFNAEMFWKASRASRRAIKTQLLSQRLLAGIGNIYADEALWRAEIHPAARQLTKSQAETLRQELAVVIENAIKHGGTTLRDYRSLDGSTGENQHHLECYGRHGEACLRCGEPLARMVIDGRGTTFCKSCQKR; via the coding sequence ATGCCAGAGCTTCCCGAGGTTGAAACCATTGTACGCCAGCTGGCACCCGTCGTGGCCGGTCAAACAATTACCCAGGCTGGGTCACACCCTTCGGCAAAATTTTCGTCGGCTGCAGACGCCATCGACACTCAGATTCATAAAGTGTTTCGCCGGGGTAAATATATTCTTTTCACGCTAAGTAACCAGCACGAGCTCATCGTGCATCTAGGTATGACCGGCAAACTACAGCTAGTCCGAGCCCCAGACGCCAATGATGCCTATATTCGGGCCTGGTGGCAGCTTTCGAACGGGAAGCGGCTCGAGTTGCACGATGTGCGTCGATTTGGCCGTGTTGCGGTGGTTCGAGCTGGGGAATATGCCACCCTTCCCACCTTGGCGGCGCTCGGACCCGAACCGCTAGATTCCAGTTTCAATGCTGAGATGTTTTGGAAAGCCAGCCGGGCAAGCCGACGGGCCATTAAGACCCAGCTTCTTAGCCAAAGACTGCTGGCCGGGATAGGAAATATCTACGCTGATGAAGCCCTATGGCGTGCCGAAATACATCCCGCCGCTCGTCAGCTCACCAAATCTCAAGCTGAAACATTGCGCCAAGAATTAGCGGTCGTCATTGAAAACGCCATCAAACACGGCGGTACAACGCTGCGTGACTATCGAAGCCTTGATGGCAGCACAGGAGAAAACCAGCATCATCTGGAGTGCTACGGCCGTCATGGTGAAGCCTGCCTGCGCTGTGGCGAACCATTGGCGCGCATGGTGATCGACGGCCGGGGCACTACGTTTTGTAAAAGCTGTCAGAAACGCTGA
- the ald gene encoding alanine dehydrogenase — MPIIGIPKERKIDEHRVAVNPDGVVELRAAGIEVLIEAGAGAGSSFSDDEFRSAGATVVDAAQVWERSDVVCKVKEPQGEEFELMREGQTLFAYLHLAAYPGVADALLERGVTAVAYETVQLADKSLPLLAPMSEIAGRISIQLGATYLERHNGGRGVLLGGVPGVQPARVVVLGAGNVGWNAASIAAGVQAEVHLLDKNLERLRFLDNINHGRVITLASNRGAVERAVAEADLVIGAVLVPGGRAPTVVTEDMVKQMKPGSVVVDIAIDQGGCIETSHETTHQDPVYEMHGVTHYAVGNIPGAVPNTSTRALTNATLPYLVELGRLGDKASSNPALAAGINIHAGVVTNPAVAEALSRPYVPLSEAWA; from the coding sequence ATGCCCATAATTGGAATTCCCAAAGAACGAAAGATCGACGAGCATCGCGTAGCGGTAAACCCTGACGGGGTGGTTGAGCTACGAGCGGCAGGAATTGAAGTTCTCATTGAGGCAGGCGCAGGGGCAGGCTCCAGCTTTAGTGACGATGAGTTCCGCTCGGCAGGTGCCACGGTGGTCGACGCTGCACAGGTCTGGGAACGCTCCGATGTTGTGTGCAAAGTTAAAGAGCCACAGGGTGAAGAATTCGAGCTGATGCGTGAAGGTCAGACCCTTTTTGCCTATCTGCATCTGGCCGCATATCCCGGGGTGGCCGACGCACTGTTAGAACGCGGCGTTACGGCCGTAGCCTATGAAACCGTACAATTAGCCGACAAGAGTTTGCCGCTGTTGGCCCCCATGAGTGAGATCGCCGGGCGTATCTCGATTCAACTAGGTGCTACCTACCTGGAGCGTCACAATGGTGGACGCGGTGTGCTTTTAGGTGGCGTACCTGGGGTTCAACCAGCCCGAGTAGTGGTGCTTGGTGCTGGCAATGTGGGGTGGAACGCGGCCTCAATCGCGGCGGGTGTGCAGGCCGAAGTTCATCTACTAGACAAGAACTTGGAACGCCTTCGTTTCCTTGACAACATCAATCACGGTCGAGTGATCACCTTGGCTTCGAACCGAGGCGCGGTGGAGCGGGCCGTGGCGGAAGCCGACTTGGTGATTGGCGCAGTCTTGGTACCAGGAGGTCGTGCGCCCACGGTGGTGACCGAAGACATGGTTAAGCAAATGAAACCAGGCTCGGTAGTGGTCGACATTGCCATCGACCAGGGTGGCTGCATTGAAACTTCGCATGAAACCACCCATCAAGATCCGGTTTATGAGATGCATGGGGTCACCCATTACGCCGTCGGTAATATTCCCGGTGCCGTGCCGAACACGTCAACGCGGGCCTTGACCAACGCCACTCTTCCGTATTTGGTGGAATTGGGCCGCTTAGGCGACAAGGCCAGCTCGAACCCTGCTTTGGCAGCTGGAATAAATATTCATGCTGGTGTGGTGACCAACCCGGCTGTGGCTGAAGCTTTGAGTCGGCCCTATGTTCCGCTGTCTGAAGCGTGGGCGTGA
- the gcvP gene encoding aminomethyl-transferring glycine dehydrogenase, whose amino-acid sequence MAEFIRRHVGPDERETAQLLATVGVESLEALVEAALPESIRAKAPLGTPGALSEVEAMAELARIAGRNQVMTSLIGQGYVNTELPGVIKRNVLESPAWYTSYTPYQAEISQGRLEALLNFQTMVSDLTGMDVANASLLDEGTAAAEAMAMIARVGRHKASAYFVDEAAHPQTIEVIRTRAEPLGIPLVVGDVETELDPSEVFGVFIQNPATDGRVRDLEPIIKSVHAASGLVAVATDLLACCVMVSPGEQGADIVVGSSQRFGVGMGFGGPHAAFMATHERFVRALPGRLVGVSVDTEGRNAYRLTLQTREQHIRREKATSNICTAQVLLAVIAGFYAVYHGPEGLRSIAERVSGLTAGLATSLAQMGIAVEHQEVFDTLVLNVPKQAEVLHDTARQHGLNLREIDADRVSVTLDETTTKEVLERLVAAVAEATQATPAPRETIGNWAESKIPVHLARSSEYLSHPTFHRYRSETAMLRYLRTLADKDLALDRTMIPLGSCTMKLNATAEMVGITWPEFANIHPFAPLDQVQGYLELIGDLENWIAEISGYDAVSLQPNAGSQGEFAGLLAIRAFHQSRGDFEREVCLIPSSAHGTNAASAVLAGMKVVVVACDDDGNIDLVDLRAKAQKHASKLAALMITYPSTHGVYEPTVVEVCELIHQHGGQVYLDGANLNALVGLARPGDFGADVSHFNLHKTFAIPHGGGGPGVGPIGVKAHLAEFLPGKGIGAVSSAHYGSAGVLPISWMYIRMMGAEGLTEATKIAILSANYIAKRLAPHFPVLYSGANGYVAHECIIDTRPLRESAGVSVEDIAKRLIDYGFHAPTMSFPVAGTLMIEPTESENLAELDRFCDAMIAIRAEIQAIEDGQYTSDDNPLVFAPHTAGALMVENWTRRYERQVGAFPPGVDESTKYWSPVSRIDGAYGDRNLMCECPPLEAYENA is encoded by the coding sequence GTGGCCGAATTCATTAGGCGCCATGTTGGACCTGATGAAAGGGAAACCGCTCAACTACTGGCGACGGTGGGTGTGGAGTCTCTTGAGGCCTTAGTCGAGGCCGCTCTGCCCGAGTCGATCCGAGCAAAAGCACCTCTTGGGACACCTGGTGCGCTGAGCGAAGTTGAGGCTATGGCCGAATTAGCTCGCATCGCTGGGCGGAACCAAGTGATGACGTCGTTAATTGGTCAGGGCTACGTGAATACCGAACTGCCCGGGGTCATTAAACGTAACGTCTTGGAAAGCCCGGCTTGGTACACCAGCTACACGCCATATCAGGCCGAGATTTCTCAAGGACGCCTCGAAGCGTTGTTGAATTTCCAGACCATGGTTAGTGACCTGACCGGTATGGACGTGGCGAACGCTTCGCTATTAGATGAAGGCACTGCCGCCGCTGAAGCCATGGCCATGATCGCCCGAGTGGGTCGTCATAAAGCCAGCGCCTATTTCGTGGATGAAGCAGCACATCCGCAAACGATTGAGGTAATCCGTACTCGAGCCGAGCCTCTGGGAATCCCATTGGTCGTTGGTGATGTGGAAACCGAGCTCGATCCGAGCGAAGTCTTCGGTGTGTTTATACAAAATCCAGCCACCGACGGGCGTGTCCGCGACCTCGAACCCATCATCAAATCAGTGCACGCCGCCTCGGGTTTAGTCGCTGTTGCCACCGACCTCTTGGCATGTTGTGTCATGGTAAGCCCTGGCGAACAAGGTGCCGATATCGTGGTTGGCTCATCGCAACGTTTCGGAGTTGGCATGGGTTTTGGCGGACCGCATGCTGCCTTCATGGCTACACACGAGCGTTTCGTACGGGCTTTGCCTGGCCGATTGGTGGGGGTCTCGGTTGATACTGAAGGCCGCAACGCCTATCGCTTGACGCTTCAGACCCGTGAACAACACATTCGCCGCGAAAAAGCCACCTCAAATATTTGCACCGCTCAAGTACTTTTGGCGGTGATAGCTGGTTTCTATGCGGTTTATCACGGCCCAGAAGGTCTGCGTTCCATAGCCGAACGGGTGAGTGGACTAACGGCTGGCTTGGCCACAAGTTTGGCCCAGATGGGTATCGCCGTTGAACACCAAGAAGTTTTTGACACGCTGGTATTGAACGTTCCCAAACAGGCCGAGGTGCTGCACGACACGGCACGGCAACATGGTTTGAACCTGAGAGAAATTGACGCTGATCGGGTGTCAGTGACCTTAGATGAGACCACGACCAAAGAAGTTCTTGAACGTCTTGTGGCAGCCGTTGCTGAGGCGACCCAAGCGACACCCGCTCCTCGTGAAACCATTGGGAATTGGGCCGAGAGCAAAATTCCAGTGCACCTCGCACGCAGCAGCGAGTATCTTAGCCACCCCACTTTCCACCGCTACCGTTCAGAAACAGCCATGCTGCGTTACTTAAGGACTCTGGCCGACAAAGACCTAGCCCTTGACCGCACCATGATTCCGCTTGGCTCTTGCACCATGAAACTGAACGCCACCGCTGAAATGGTGGGTATAACGTGGCCAGAATTTGCCAACATTCATCCCTTCGCCCCGCTCGATCAAGTACAGGGTTACCTAGAGTTAATCGGTGATCTGGAAAACTGGATCGCCGAAATTTCTGGTTACGATGCTGTTTCCTTGCAACCCAATGCTGGTTCCCAAGGTGAGTTCGCGGGGCTGCTAGCGATACGCGCCTTTCACCAAAGCCGAGGTGACTTCGAACGAGAAGTCTGCTTGATTCCCTCGTCGGCTCACGGTACCAATGCTGCTAGCGCTGTACTGGCAGGCATGAAGGTTGTGGTGGTGGCCTGCGACGACGACGGCAACATCGACCTTGTCGATCTTCGTGCCAAGGCCCAAAAGCACGCTTCGAAGCTGGCCGCGCTCATGATTACCTATCCCTCTACCCATGGGGTGTACGAACCGACCGTAGTTGAGGTTTGCGAGCTGATCCACCAACACGGCGGTCAGGTATATTTAGACGGTGCCAACCTGAACGCACTGGTAGGTTTGGCAAGGCCAGGTGATTTTGGTGCTGATGTTTCCCATTTCAACCTGCACAAAACCTTCGCTATCCCCCACGGCGGCGGCGGACCGGGCGTGGGCCCAATTGGAGTTAAAGCCCATTTAGCCGAATTCTTGCCTGGTAAAGGTATCGGAGCAGTTTCATCGGCGCATTACGGTTCGGCCGGTGTGCTGCCCATTTCGTGGATGTACATTCGCATGATGGGTGCAGAAGGTTTGACCGAGGCCACCAAAATCGCCATTTTGTCGGCCAACTACATCGCCAAACGTTTGGCACCTCATTTCCCCGTTCTCTATTCCGGCGCCAATGGTTATGTGGCACACGAATGCATCATCGATACGCGACCATTGCGTGAAAGCGCAGGTGTGAGCGTAGAAGACATTGCTAAGCGGCTGATCGACTACGGCTTTCATGCCCCTACGATGTCGTTCCCAGTAGCGGGCACGTTAATGATTGAACCCACCGAGAGTGAAAATCTGGCAGAACTCGACCGCTTCTGCGATGCCATGATCGCGATCCGCGCTGAAATCCAGGCGATTGAAGATGGCCAATACACCAGCGACGACAATCCGCTGGTGTTCGCTCCTCACACCGCTGGGGCTTTGATGGTTGAGAACTGGACCCGCCGCTACGAACGACAGGTGGGCGCATTCCCCCCAGGTGTTGACGAGTCGACCAAGTACTGGTCACCGGTGAGTCGTATCGATGGGGCCTATGGCGACCGTAACTTGATGTGTGAATGTCCTCCCTTAGAGGCCTATGAAAATGCCTAG
- the gcvT gene encoding glycine cleavage system aminomethyltransferase GcvT gives MTDNLRRSPLYPLEVELGGRFESFAGWELPLSYGYGEIAEHHQTRVAASLFDVSHMGLIEVHGDDMSVIATELERLMPADLIDLPVDKLRYTFLTNEAGGTIDDLMVGNRGDHFVLIVNASRYEADLAHLRNQLPPSLELVERNDMALLALQGPAAESSLAPLIGPEVRLSELLFMELVETTVAGISCIVSRSGYTGEDGFEIWAPAPRSVYLARRILLQDTVEPAGLAARGSLRIEAGLCLYGNELTESISPIEAGLTWAIPPRRRQGGGFLGDGVILDQLANGAPRQRIGLMVQGRKMVRDGAKLTSPDGEEVGYVTSGGYGATVGGPIAMALVAQTYADGSPITRGDTLVADVRGKPVQVQIVRLPFLPNKQKRR, from the coding sequence GTGACCGATAATCTGCGCCGATCTCCTTTATACCCACTAGAAGTCGAGTTAGGTGGTCGGTTCGAATCCTTTGCAGGTTGGGAACTACCCCTTAGCTACGGTTACGGCGAAATAGCAGAACACCATCAAACCAGGGTTGCGGCCTCACTTTTTGACGTGAGCCACATGGGTCTGATCGAAGTGCACGGCGACGACATGAGTGTCATCGCCACGGAACTTGAACGCTTAATGCCAGCCGATCTGATCGATTTGCCCGTCGATAAGTTGCGCTACACGTTTTTAACCAATGAAGCGGGCGGAACAATCGACGACCTAATGGTTGGCAACCGCGGCGACCACTTCGTCTTAATCGTGAACGCCAGTCGCTACGAAGCTGATTTAGCGCATTTACGGAACCAACTTCCACCATCGCTGGAATTGGTGGAACGCAACGACATGGCACTCTTGGCCCTGCAAGGCCCGGCAGCTGAAAGTAGCTTGGCCCCGCTTATCGGGCCGGAAGTCCGCCTCTCCGAACTGCTGTTTATGGAACTGGTCGAAACCACGGTCGCCGGTATTTCCTGCATCGTTAGTCGTAGCGGGTACACCGGGGAAGATGGTTTCGAAATTTGGGCACCGGCACCACGGTCGGTGTATCTGGCCCGCCGAATTTTGTTGCAAGACACGGTAGAACCGGCTGGTTTGGCGGCCCGAGGTTCGCTTCGGATTGAAGCCGGATTGTGCCTTTATGGCAATGAACTAACTGAATCTATCAGCCCCATTGAAGCCGGTCTCACCTGGGCTATCCCACCGCGACGACGCCAAGGGGGTGGCTTCCTTGGAGATGGGGTAATCCTCGACCAGCTCGCCAATGGGGCTCCTCGCCAGCGCATTGGTCTTATGGTGCAGGGGCGCAAGATGGTGCGTGATGGCGCCAAGCTCACCAGTCCCGACGGTGAAGAGGTGGGCTATGTCACCTCGGGCGGCTACGGCGCAACAGTCGGCGGACCAATTGCTATGGCCCTCGTGGCACAAACCTATGCCGATGGAAGCCCAATCACCAGGGGCGATACCCTGGTGGCCGACGTACGAGGTAAACCTGTGCAGGTTCAAATCGTACGCCTACCATTCTTACCCAATAAACAAAAACGGAGATAA
- a CDS encoding D-alanyl-D-alanine carboxypeptidase family protein, giving the protein MQNWKRRTRIVGLFIAGALALSNVAAAAEQSDQDLRAERDRIRSEQAVLAGKIDVQHASLEEITAALQAAEAEVRAQQTRLEDAQRDVEQAEADKAEADANAAETAAEVESLKEALAAIAVSAYVSPPQQDSLKVVLDGDIGNAPERQALLEMRVADRADVLDRFRIAQEDTTRYAQEAREAEERALKARQDIEEILVDLEAARDVQASLAAQAQALLDQLQSQDRSLEASANSITNELDRRERQRQEEERKRREELQRQIAEANARQGQQPMPNAPSVSVVRVGGIVVNASIQAQVAAMLQAAAADGITLTGAGYRDNSVQIHLRRVNGCPDVWTASPSSCRVPTAIPGRSMHEQGLAIDFNNCSSRSTACFQWLSANAARFGFKNLPSEPWHWSTTGG; this is encoded by the coding sequence ATGCAGAACTGGAAACGGCGCACACGCATCGTCGGGTTATTCATAGCAGGTGCCCTGGCTTTGTCGAATGTGGCCGCAGCGGCCGAACAGTCCGACCAGGACCTTCGGGCTGAAAGAGATCGCATCCGTTCTGAACAGGCTGTGCTGGCTGGCAAGATTGATGTTCAGCATGCTTCCTTAGAAGAAATAACCGCGGCTTTGCAGGCCGCCGAAGCCGAAGTACGTGCCCAGCAAACCCGCCTCGAAGACGCCCAAAGAGACGTGGAGCAGGCCGAGGCTGACAAGGCTGAAGCCGACGCCAATGCCGCAGAAACCGCGGCTGAAGTGGAATCACTTAAAGAAGCTTTGGCCGCCATAGCAGTTAGTGCCTATGTAAGCCCGCCGCAGCAAGACTCACTGAAAGTGGTTCTCGACGGCGATATTGGCAACGCTCCGGAGCGGCAGGCACTCTTGGAAATGCGGGTCGCTGATCGCGCCGATGTCCTAGATCGATTCCGTATTGCGCAAGAAGACACCACACGCTACGCCCAAGAAGCACGTGAAGCGGAAGAGCGAGCTCTAAAGGCTCGTCAAGATATCGAAGAAATCTTGGTTGACCTCGAAGCGGCTCGTGATGTTCAGGCCAGTCTCGCAGCACAAGCCCAAGCGTTGCTTGATCAGCTGCAATCACAAGACCGAAGCTTGGAAGCTAGTGCTAATAGCATCACCAATGAGCTGGACCGCCGGGAGCGTCAACGCCAAGAAGAAGAACGTAAGCGTCGAGAAGAGCTTCAGCGCCAAATTGCCGAAGCAAACGCACGCCAAGGCCAACAACCCATGCCTAATGCGCCTTCAGTGAGCGTAGTGCGTGTAGGTGGCATCGTGGTCAACGCTTCGATCCAGGCGCAGGTGGCGGCCATGCTCCAAGCCGCCGCAGCCGACGGAATCACCCTTACCGGTGCTGGCTATCGTGACAACAGTGTGCAAATTCACCTGCGTAGAGTAAATGGATGCCCTGACGTGTGGACCGCTTCACCTTCAAGTTGCCGAGTCCCGACCGCCATTCCAGGCCGCTCCATGCACGAACAAGGCCTGGCTATTGACTTCAACAACTGCTCCAGCCGATCTACTGCTTGCTTCCAGTGGCTAAGTGCTAATGCGGCACGCTTTGGCTTCAAGAATCTGCCTAGCGAACCGTGGCACTGGTCCACTACCGGCGGCTAG
- the msrA gene encoding peptide-methionine (S)-S-oxide reductase MsrA: MNMFGRVRLALPGRHEALSGRSEAMPVPERHSVLGTSLLGPFPQGSERAIFGMGCFWGAERLFWQLDGVITTAVGYSGGYTPNPTYEETCSGQTGHTEVVLVVFDPKVITYHDLTKVFWENHDPTQGMRQGNDVGTQYRSALYYTNENQRQIALATKAAYNEELSRAGYSTITTEIDNAGPFYYAEAFHQQYLHKNPFGYCGIAGTGVSCPVGLAT; encoded by the coding sequence TTGAACATGTTTGGACGTGTCAGACTTGCACTGCCAGGTCGTCATGAAGCTTTGAGCGGGCGTAGCGAAGCTATGCCAGTGCCAGAACGCCACAGTGTTCTGGGCACCTCGCTGCTGGGCCCCTTCCCCCAAGGTAGCGAGCGAGCCATTTTTGGGATGGGATGCTTCTGGGGTGCCGAGCGACTGTTTTGGCAATTAGACGGAGTGATAACCACAGCCGTGGGCTACAGCGGTGGCTATACGCCGAACCCTACTTATGAAGAGACTTGCTCGGGCCAAACTGGCCACACCGAGGTGGTCTTGGTGGTCTTTGATCCCAAAGTGATTACCTACCACGATTTAACCAAAGTGTTTTGGGAGAACCACGACCCAACCCAAGGCATGCGTCAAGGTAACGATGTAGGTACGCAATATCGTTCGGCTCTTTATTACACCAACGAGAATCAACGCCAGATTGCCCTAGCTACCAAGGCTGCCTACAACGAGGAACTGAGCCGGGCGGGTTACAGCACCATTACAACTGAGATCGATAACGCCGGACCGTTTTATTACGCCGAAGCGTTCCACCAGCAGTATCTGCACAAGAATCCTTTTGGTTATTGCGGCATCGCCGGTACCGGTGTTAGCTGTCCCGTCGGACTTGCTACTTGA
- a CDS encoding response regulator transcription factor: MVNNTIRVLVVDDDRAIRDSLARALRIEGWQVSVASDGAEALTMVAESNPDVIVLDVMMPELDGLAVCQQLRGDGNEVAILMLTARVETADRVAGLDAGADDYLVKPFELDELLARIRALLRRTRTDMASATPDTTLEIEDLRLDPATRRVWRGDTEIELTRTEFNLLELLMRNQGVVLDHSTIYDRIWGYDFGPDSKNLAVYISYLRRKIDTDNLAPLIHTIRGFGYTLRAA, from the coding sequence GTGGTTAATAACACGATACGAGTTTTAGTAGTCGATGACGACCGTGCCATTCGCGATTCACTAGCACGGGCTCTAAGAATCGAAGGCTGGCAGGTATCAGTGGCCTCAGATGGCGCCGAAGCGTTGACCATGGTGGCCGAAAGCAACCCTGATGTAATTGTGCTTGACGTTATGATGCCCGAGCTAGATGGTTTGGCGGTGTGCCAACAACTTCGTGGGGACGGAAATGAAGTTGCCATCTTAATGTTGACGGCCAGGGTGGAGACTGCCGATCGGGTGGCCGGCCTCGACGCCGGGGCCGACGACTATTTGGTGAAACCCTTCGAACTTGATGAGCTTCTAGCGAGAATCCGCGCCCTATTGCGTCGAACCCGGACTGACATGGCCAGCGCTACTCCTGATACCACCTTAGAAATAGAAGATTTGCGCCTTGACCCGGCAACCCGGCGCGTTTGGCGAGGCGACACCGAGATTGAACTTACCCGCACCGAGTTCAATTTGTTGGAACTTCTCATGCGCAACCAGGGCGTTGTGCTTGACCATTCCACTATTTACGATCGGATTTGGGGCTACGATTTTGGTCCTGATTCCAAGAACTTGGCGGTTTACATTAGCTATTTACGACGCAAAATAGACACCGATAATCTGGCACCGCTCATTCACACCATCAGAGGCTTTGGCTATACCCTTCGAGCCGCATGA